The following are encoded in a window of Castanea sativa cultivar Marrone di Chiusa Pesio chromosome 9, ASM4071231v1 genomic DNA:
- the LOC142611324 gene encoding monothiol glutaredoxin-S15, mitochondrial gives MARSLSSMLLKGIAGLPATRPSRIVFGSFSHNGMRFSTTVPNDPDTHEDFKPTNKLESSDLSLNDVVEQDVKENPVMIYMKGVPEFPQCGFSSLAVRVLKQYNVPLASRNILEDPELKSAVKTFSHWPTFPQIFIKGEFIGGSDIILNLHQSGELKEKLKDVTASQEKSE, from the exons ATGGCAAGGTCATTATCAAGCATGCTGCTGAAGGGCATTGCAGGTCTCCCTGCCACTCGTCCTAGTAGAATT GTATTTGGATCCTTTTCCCATAATGGGATGAGATTTTCAACTACCGTGCCCAATGATCCTGACACGCATGAAGATTTTAAACCCACTAACAAGCTTGAGAGTTCTGACCTTTCTTTGAATGATGTTGTTGAGCAG gaTGTCAAGGAAAATCCTGTTATGATTTACATGAAAGGTGTGCCTGAGTTTCCTCAGTGTGGATTCAGCTCACTAGCAGTTCGAGTGTTAAAACAATATA ATGTTCCTTTGGCTTCTAGAAATATTTTGGAGGATCCTGAGCTTAAAAGTGCTGTAAAAACCTTCAG CCACTGGCCCACATTTCCACAGATATTCATCAAGGGAGAGTTCATTGGAGGGTCTGATATTATTCTCAACTTACACCAG TCTGGTGAACTGAAGGAAAAGCTGAAAGACGTTACTGCTAGTCAGGAGAAGTCTGAATAA